From the Solanum stenotomum isolate F172 chromosome 4, ASM1918654v1, whole genome shotgun sequence genome, one window contains:
- the LOC125862084 gene encoding uncharacterized protein LOC125862084, which translates to MAEQNLPVIAKKFWNIVRIAFFMLRKGISKRKLMLDLNLIMKRGKIVSKAAIQNLMFHHMTHQFSFAFTTHRSGRDKNLPFSPQHNEYEFSCSNTPNFQLPSFNFNKKNKNKYFFSKSQSQAYDMSGTATHEDDVIVVNAAVMKALEMIHESETASPGANYLPGFGRTPMVRQLRVTDSPFPLNAEGDSHVDEAAEAFISKFYRNLRWQASPCA; encoded by the coding sequence atgGCTGAACAAAATTTACCAGTAATAGCAAAGAAGTTTTGGAACATTGTACGTATTGCATTTTTCATGTTGAGGAAAGGCATATCAAAGCGGAAACTAATGCTCGATCTCAACTTAATTATGAAGCGTGGCAAAATCGTTAGTAAAGCCGCTATACAAAATCTCATGTTCCACCACATGACTCACCAATTTTCGTTCGCGTTCACAACTCACCGTAGCGGTCGTGATAAAAATTTACCCTTCTCTCCTCAACACAACGAGTATGAATTCAGTTGTAGCAACACCCCGAATTTCCAACTCCCTTCTTTCAACTtcaacaagaaaaacaaaaataaatattttttttcaaagtcgCAGTCCCAGGCATATGATATGTCTGGGACCGCGACTCATGAGGATGATGTGATTGTTGTGAATGCGGCCGTGATGAAAGCCCTAGAGATGATTCATGAGAGTGAAACGGCTTCCCCCGGGGCAAACTACTTGCCCGGGTTCGGAAGGACACCTATGGTTAGGCAACTACGAGTCACTGACTCACCGTTTCCACTAAACGCGGAAGGAGATAGCCACGTGGATGAGGCGGCTGAAGCCTTCATTTCCAAGTTTTACCGAAATCTGAGGTGGCAAGCCTCGCCGTGTGCTTAA